TCGGGGCATTCGTGCACGCGGTGCTCGACGGCATCGACCGCACCGGTCGCGTCTCGATGACCCAACGGGAAGCGGACGCCCTCGCCGCGTTCCGGCAGTTCAACTTCGAGCGCATCTACCTGCGCCCCGCGTCGCTGCGCCAGGCGGATCGCGTGATCAGCCTGCTCAGAGGCTTGGTCGACTGGTACGTCGACGTGCCGGCGCGACTGCCCGAGGGTGCGACCGGCGCGCACCCGGATCTCGAACCCGGTACCCCCGAGGCCGCGGCGGTCGCGGTGCGGTACGTCTCGGGCATGACCGACCGGTTCGCGCTCGCGCAGGGCGTCGAGCTCCTCGGCATGCGGTTCGAGACGCTTCCCCGCGGCGTCTGAGCTTCTTGGTCGCGCTCGCCCCGTAGGCTTGGACACGGCATGGGGATCGTCGACGACGACGTGGCGCGGGTCCGTGACGCGACCGACCTCGTCGCGTTGGCGGGTGAGCACCTCGCATTGAAGCGGTCGGGTCGGCGCTTCGTGGGCCTGTGCCCGTTCCACCCCGAGAAGACCCCATCGTTCTCGATCAATCCCGAGCAGGGCGTGTACTACTGCTTCGGCTGCCAGGCGAGTGGCGACGCGATCACGTTCGTGCGCGAGGTCGAGCATCTCGACTTCGTCGACGCGGTCGAACGGCTCGCGGCGCGCGCCGGCATCCAGCTTCGTTACGACGACACGTCCTACTCACAGGACCGCAAGCGGCGCGATCGGCTGCAGGCCGCGGTCGCGGCCGCGATCGACTTCTACCACCAGCGTTTGATGACGCACGAGGACGCAGGCCTCGCGCGCCGTTACCTCCGCAGCCGTTCGTATGAACGAGAAGCGGCGGAGCGGTTCATGCTCGGCTCCTCACCCGACGGTTTCGACGAGCTGTCCCGTCACCTCCAAGCGCAGAAGTTCTCGCGTGCCGACATCACCGACGCCGGCCTCGGATTCGTCAACCGCGCCAACAAGATCCAGGACGCCTTCCGCGGTCGCGTCATGTTCCCGATCTACGACCAGCGCGGCGAAGCGGCCGGGTTCGGCGCGCGCTCGCTCGACGGCACGCCACCGAAGTACAAGAACACACAGGAGACGCCGATCTACCAGAAGAGCCGGCTGCTCTACGGCCTCAACTGGGCGAAGTCGGAGATCGTGGCGCGCGGCGAGGTCGTGATCTGCGAGGGCTACACCGACGTCATGGCGTTCGTGCTCGCCGGCGTGCCGAACGTCGTCGCCACGTGCGGTACCGCGCTCGCCGACGAGCACTTCACGATGCTGAAGAACTTCGCGCGCAAGGTCACGCTCGCGTACGACGCCGACGCGGCGGGGCGCGCGGCCGCGGAGCGCTGCTACCAGTGGGAGCAGAAGTTCGAGGTGCAGTTCCAAGTCGCCGACCTCCCCGCGGGTCGCGACCCCGGCGATCTCTGGCCCGCCGACGCGCCCGCGCTCGTCGCGGCGGTCGAGCGCGCCGCGCCGTTCCTCGAGTTCCGAGTGGATCGACTGCTCGAAGCCGGCGACCTCACGACGATCGAAGGTCGCGCGCGCGCGGCGGGCGCGGCCGCGGCGCTCGTGGCCGAGCATCCGAACGAGCTCGTGCGCGATCAGTACGTGGTGAAGCTCGCCGGTCGATTGCAGATCAACGACGATCGCCTGCGCGAAGCAGTGGAGCGATCGCGACGCGGCGATCGGCCCGCGTCTGCGCACACCGCGACGACGAGCGCGCCACCCGTGCGCACGCGTCCCGTCGACCGCCGCGAGCTCGATGCGCTGCGCTGGGCCGTGCACGCGCCGACCGACATCGGCGGCCGCATCGCGCTCGAGCTGTTCTCCGATCCGCTGGCCCGGGCGGCGTGCGCGGCGCTGCTCGAGGCCCCGTTTCGGAAGGCGGTCGCGGACGCGGAGCCCGAAGTGGCGAAATTGCTCGAAAGACTCGCGGTCGAAGATCCGATAGCCGACGGTCGACCTGCCGATGAGATGGTCGTACGGGTCGTGGTGAACCTGGTGGAAGCGTCAAGTCAGCGCCTCCTTGCGTCGATGGTGAACGAAGGAGACGTTCGGTCGTCCGAGCTCAAGGTGCTGCTCGATCTTCTCGTGCGCCGCCGGGGGAACGACGAGTGGGCCGCGGCCGAGGAGGTCGCCGACCAATTGGTAGGGTGGATCGTGGCCGCGGAGCCGAATGGTGACGATGGAAACATCTGACGACGCGACCGAAGCGAGCGCGTCGCACCCTTCGAGCCTCGGCGCGACGAACGCGTCCGTCGATCATCTCGACGCCGACGATCACCGTCTCGCCGAGCTCGTCGCGCGCGGACGTGAGCGCGGCTTCGTGACGTCGGGTGAGGTGTTCGCCGCGTTCCCCGATCTCGAGCCCGCGACCGACGAGCTGTCGTCGATCTACTCGCGCATCGAAGCGCAGGGCGTGAAGATCGAGGACGAGATCCGCGCCGAGCTCGAGCTCGAGGATCAGCAACGCGTCATCGGCGACCGCGAGCCCGAACCCGCCGCGCGCCGGCGTCCGAGTGAGCACCGACCGGGCGAGGCCGTGACCCGTCCCGGCGCCGCGCCGGCGCGGCGCATGTCGTACGACGAGGACGAAGGAACGCTCGCGCGCCCGTTGCGCGCCGCCAGCGAGTTCGGCAGCTTCGATCCCGTGCGGATGTACCTCAAGGAGATCGGCAAGGTTCAGCTGCTCTCCGGCGAGCAGGAAGTGATGCTCGCGAAGCGCATCGAAGCGGGTGTGTTCTCGCAGCTCGAGCTCGACGTGTGCGAGCAGCTTCCGACCGTGCTCGCGTTGTTCCATCAGGTCGGTGCGCTGCCGGCTGCGCCGATCGTGCCCTCGGACTGGGTGCTTCCCGAGCGCGACCTGTCGGCGCGCCTTGCGGTGGTGCGCGACGGCGAGCTCGCCAAGAAGCAGCTCACCGAGGCGAACCTCCGCCTCGTGGTGTCGATCGCGAAGCGCTACGTCGGGCGCGGCATGTCGCTGCTCGACCTCATCCAGGAGGGCAACCTCGGGCTCATCCGTGCCGTCGAGAAGTTCGACTACACGAAGGGCTTCAAGTTCTCGACCTACGCGACGTGGTGGATCCGCCAGGCCATCACACGCGCGATCGCCGACCAGGCGCGCACGATCCGCATCCCCGTACACATGGTCGAGACCATGAACAAGGTGATGCGCGTGCAGCGTTCGATGCTCCAGGAGCTCGGTCGCGAGCCGACGGTCGAAGAGGTCGCCGCGAAGTGCGAGCTCACGCCCGACCGCGTGCGCGAGATCCAGCGCATCGCTCAGGAGCCGGTGTCGCTCGACACGCCGGTCGGCGAAGAGGACGACAGCTTCCTCGGCGACTTCGTCGAGGACCCGACCGCGATCGCGCCGGCGATGGCGGCCGACCGCAAGCTCCTCCTCGAAGACCTCGAAGAGGCGCTGCGCGAGCTGAACCCGCGCGAGCAACAGGTCGTGCGGCTGCGCTTCGGTCTCGAGGACGGTCAGATCCGCACGCTCGAAGAGGTCGGACGAGAGTTCGGCGTCACGCGCGAACGCATCCGTCAGATCGAGTCGAAGACGCTCGCGAAGCTGCGCCACCCGACGCGTTCGCAGCGTCTCCGCGACTACCTCGAGGGAACCTGAGCCCTCTGGTCGCGCTCGCCGACGCTCGCCGTTCCTGACGCCGCCGTCGTCGAGTCGGGCGAGCCGCGCAGCGACTCGTCCGTTCTGGCGGGAACTCGCGTAGCTTCCAGGCATGGCGCGCTGGTTGTTGAAGTCGGAGCCCGACGTCTTCTCGTACGACGATCTCGTGCGATCGAAGCGCGAGCCGTGGGACGGCATCCGCAGCTATCAAGCGCGCAACTTCATGCGCGCGATGAAGGTGGGGGAGCAGGCGATCTTCTACCACTCGAACGCGAAGCCGCCCGGGGTCGCGGGCGTCTGCAAGATCGTGAAGACCGCGGAGCCGGATCCGACGCAATTCGATCCGGCGACCAAGTACTACGACGCCGCGAGCAAACCCGAGGACCCGCGCTGGGATCTCGTCACGATCGCGCCCGTGCGCGCGTTGCCGTTCGTCTCGCTCGACGAGTTGCGTACGGTTCCCGAGCTCGTGAACTGCCGCCTGCTCGCGAAGGGCAACCGGCTGTCGGTCGTACCGCTCACCGATGCCGAGTTCGACGTGATCGTCGCGTTCGCTCGGAGCCGCAAGCGCAAACGCTGAGGCGCGCTACTCGCCCGACGCGGTGGGGAACTGCAGCACGATCGCGCTGCGCTCCTCGCGTGCTTCTTGCAGCCGGACCACCGCGAGCTCGAGCAGCGCGCGGCTCTTCTCCGCGACGAGGTCGAGCTTGAGGTCGCCGAGGACGGTCTGGATCTGCTCGAAGCGCTCGCGCCCGGCCTGCGCGCCGAAGTAGTAGCCGACCGCGAGGCCGGTGAGGAAGGCGGTCCGTCGTCGCATGCCGACGTTGTATCGCATCACCCGAGGTGCGTGCTTCGAACGGTCGCGTCGGGCCCGGCTGGTAGTGTCACCCCTCGTGCCCGAACCCGGTTCGGGCGCATTCCGGGGTAGCTCAACCGGCAGAGCGAGCGGCTGTTAACCGCTAGGTTGAGAGTTCGAGTCTCTCCCCCGGAGCCATACCGATTCGCTTCGAGGCCCGGCGCGCGAGGTTGCGCCCGCCTCGGCGACCCTGCGCCGGACGGAATGAGGGCCTCGGACCTCACCGTGATGCCGACCGTGCAAGGCACGCCGATCACCTGCCGCGCGTCGTCGGCGCGTCACGCGCGTGGCCTTCAACACGCGCACGCGTGTCGCGCGCGCATCGCAATTCGTGACGAAAGCATTTTGCGCGCGAGTGAGCGACGCGTTTGGGTAGGCGCGTCGTGACCCGCTCACTGGGGGCGGGAGATGTGGGAGGTAAGTGTGAGGAGACTTTGCAAGGTCGCGATCATGGGCGCCGCGGTCACGCTGGCGATGCCGCTCTTCATGGGCACCG
The Acidimicrobiia bacterium genome window above contains:
- the dnaG gene encoding DNA primase, whose translation is MGIVDDDVARVRDATDLVALAGEHLALKRSGRRFVGLCPFHPEKTPSFSINPEQGVYYCFGCQASGDAITFVREVEHLDFVDAVERLAARAGIQLRYDDTSYSQDRKRRDRLQAAVAAAIDFYHQRLMTHEDAGLARRYLRSRSYEREAAERFMLGSSPDGFDELSRHLQAQKFSRADITDAGLGFVNRANKIQDAFRGRVMFPIYDQRGEAAGFGARSLDGTPPKYKNTQETPIYQKSRLLYGLNWAKSEIVARGEVVICEGYTDVMAFVLAGVPNVVATCGTALADEHFTMLKNFARKVTLAYDADAAGRAAAERCYQWEQKFEVQFQVADLPAGRDPGDLWPADAPALVAAVERAAPFLEFRVDRLLEAGDLTTIEGRARAAGAAAALVAEHPNELVRDQYVVKLAGRLQINDDRLREAVERSRRGDRPASAHTATTSAPPVRTRPVDRRELDALRWAVHAPTDIGGRIALELFSDPLARAACAALLEAPFRKAVADAEPEVAKLLERLAVEDPIADGRPADEMVVRVVVNLVEASSQRLLASMVNEGDVRSSELKVLLDLLVRRRGNDEWAAAEEVADQLVGWIVAAEPNGDDGNI
- a CDS encoding EVE domain-containing protein codes for the protein MARWLLKSEPDVFSYDDLVRSKREPWDGIRSYQARNFMRAMKVGEQAIFYHSNAKPPGVAGVCKIVKTAEPDPTQFDPATKYYDAASKPEDPRWDLVTIAPVRALPFVSLDELRTVPELVNCRLLAKGNRLSVVPLTDAEFDVIVAFARSRKRKR
- the rpoD gene encoding RNA polymerase sigma factor RpoD, with the protein product METSDDATEASASHPSSLGATNASVDHLDADDHRLAELVARGRERGFVTSGEVFAAFPDLEPATDELSSIYSRIEAQGVKIEDEIRAELELEDQQRVIGDREPEPAARRRPSEHRPGEAVTRPGAAPARRMSYDEDEGTLARPLRAASEFGSFDPVRMYLKEIGKVQLLSGEQEVMLAKRIEAGVFSQLELDVCEQLPTVLALFHQVGALPAAPIVPSDWVLPERDLSARLAVVRDGELAKKQLTEANLRLVVSIAKRYVGRGMSLLDLIQEGNLGLIRAVEKFDYTKGFKFSTYATWWIRQAITRAIADQARTIRIPVHMVETMNKVMRVQRSMLQELGREPTVEEVAAKCELTPDRVREIQRIAQEPVSLDTPVGEEDDSFLGDFVEDPTAIAPAMAADRKLLLEDLEEALRELNPREQQVVRLRFGLEDGQIRTLEEVGREFGVTRERIRQIESKTLAKLRHPTRSQRLRDYLEGT